One Cucumis sativus cultivar 9930 chromosome 1, Cucumber_9930_V3, whole genome shotgun sequence DNA segment encodes these proteins:
- the LOC101217581 gene encoding uncharacterized protein LOC101217581 isoform X1 — MDSFDGISVFGYDVNSSNMDDSDSSGLLEIYVHHARNIHNICIYENQDVYAKFSLTYNPDQTLSTRVINGGGKNPDFNENLRMKVTQPDSVLKCEIWMLSRARNYLEDQLLGFALVPLSQVVGKGKVTENYSLSSTDLFHSPAGTVQLSLSLDKSLPVDELNSISDLPVSSSISSEVVLLDRKISEVMLDSAEYSRIEFPDVNVVMENQQMVSEYFSLAGNDSCTRPRIATFLRLGASPPQPPYDFEMTANSTEEHQPGSISPNESSIQNSSFLSSTTTSLSDDRNSVDSAEKKIRFSGESSNYVNASVTTIEARNQVSGPCPDTPTSRKSGRAAEDKESKFSNNKDKISIKKEGSIPSVKFGQLFSAPLGNINVDAEQSAMQQQIVDMYMKSMHQFTESLAKMKLPMDLDKPEHEHRGVVLQTHDPKPEINQKKKDGSRVFYGSRAFF; from the coding sequence ATGGATTCCTTTGATGGGATTTCTGTGTTTGGGTATGATGTGAATTCCAGCAACATGGATGATTCTGATTCTTCTGGGCTTCTTGAAATTTATGTACATCATGCTAGAAACATTCACAATATATGCATATATGAAAATCAGGATGTTTATGCAAAATTTTCACTCACCTATAATCCAGACCAGACCTTGTCCACTAGAGTCATTAATGGAGGTGGGAAGAATCCTgatttcaatgaaaatttgaggATGAAAGTTACACAGCCTGATTCTGTGCTCAAATGTGAGATTTGGATGCTTAGTAGGGCTAGAAACTATTTGGAAGATCAGCTTTTGGGATTTGCTTTGGTTCCACTATCACAAGTTGTTGGTAAGGGGAAAGTGACAGAGAATTATAGCCTCTCTTCTACAGATCTCTTCCATTCCCCGGCCGGAACGGTCCAGTTGAGTCTGTCTTTAGATAAATCATTGCCTGTTGATGAATTGAATTCGATATCAGATCTGCCGGTTAGTTCATCTATATCTTCGGAAGTTGTGTTGTTGGACAGGAAAATATCAGAAGTGATGTTGGATTCAGCTGAGTATTCTAGGATTGAGTTCCCTGATGTTAATGTGGTGATGGAGAATCAACAAATGGTGTCCGAGTACTTTTCTTTGGCCGGAAATGATTCTTGTACAAGGCCTAGAATTGCCACATTTCTCCGTCTTGGTGCGTCGCCTCCCCAACCACCCTATGACTTTGAAATGACTGCTAATTCAACTGAAGAACACCAACCGGGATCAATTTCCCCAAATGAGAGTAGCATTCAAAACTCCAGCTTTTTAAGCTCCACAACAACGAGTTTGAGTGATGATCGAAACTCGGTTGATTCTGCTGAAAAGAAGATCCGTTTCTCAGGTGAGTCATCAAATTATGTGAATGCTTCAGTCACTACTATTGAAGCCAGAAATCAAGTCTCTGGTCCTTGTCCAGATACTCCAACTTCACGGAAGAGTGGCCGGGCTGCAGAGGATAaggaatcaaaattttcaaacaataaagATAAGATTAGCATAAAAAAGGAAGGAAGTATCCCGTCTGTTAAATTTGGTCAACTGTTTTCAGCTCCTTTAGGAAACATTAATGTTGATGCTGAGCAGTCTGCAATGCAGCAGCAAATTGTTGACATGTATATGAAGAGTATGCATCAGTTTACAGAGTCTTTGGCAAAGATGAAACTTCCGATGGATCTTGATAAGCCCGAGCATGAACACCGAGGTGTTGTGCTTCAAACCCATGATCCCAAACCAGAAatcaaccaaaagaaaaaggacgGTTCTCGGGTTTTTTATGGTAGCAGGGCATTTTTCTGA
- the LOC101217581 gene encoding uncharacterized protein LOC101217581 isoform X2 gives MDSFDGISVFGYDVNSSNMDDSDSSGLLEIYVHHARNIHNICIYENQDVYAKFSLTYNPDQTLSTRVINGGGKNPDFNENLRMKVTQPDSVLKCEIWMLSRARNYLEDQLLGFALVPLSQVVGKGKVTENYSLSSTDLFHSPAGTVQLSLSLDKSLPVDELNSISDLPVSSSISSEVVLLDRKISEVMLDSAEYSRIEFPDVNVVMENQQMVSEYFSLAGNDSCTRPRIATFLRLGASPPQPPYDFEMTANSTEEHQPGSISPNESSIQNSSFLSSTTTSLSDDRNSVDSAEKKIRFSDTPTSRKSGRAAEDKESKFSNNKDKISIKKEGSIPSVKFGQLFSAPLGNINVDAEQSAMQQQIVDMYMKSMHQFTESLAKMKLPMDLDKPEHEHRGVVLQTHDPKPEINQKKKDGSRVFYGSRAFF, from the exons ATGGATTCCTTTGATGGGATTTCTGTGTTTGGGTATGATGTGAATTCCAGCAACATGGATGATTCTGATTCTTCTGGGCTTCTTGAAATTTATGTACATCATGCTAGAAACATTCACAATATATGCATATATGAAAATCAGGATGTTTATGCAAAATTTTCACTCACCTATAATCCAGACCAGACCTTGTCCACTAGAGTCATTAATGGAGGTGGGAAGAATCCTgatttcaatgaaaatttgaggATGAAAGTTACACAGCCTGATTCTGTGCTCAAATGTGAGATTTGGATGCTTAGTAGGGCTAGAAACTATTTGGAAGATCAGCTTTTGGGATTTGCTTTGGTTCCACTATCACAAGTTGTTGGTAAGGGGAAAGTGACAGAGAATTATAGCCTCTCTTCTACAGATCTCTTCCATTCCCCGGCCGGAACGGTCCAGTTGAGTCTGTCTTTAGATAAATCATTGCCTGTTGATGAATTGAATTCGATATCAGATCTGCCGGTTAGTTCATCTATATCTTCGGAAGTTGTGTTGTTGGACAGGAAAATATCAGAAGTGATGTTGGATTCAGCTGAGTATTCTAGGATTGAGTTCCCTGATGTTAATGTGGTGATGGAGAATCAACAAATGGTGTCCGAGTACTTTTCTTTGGCCGGAAATGATTCTTGTACAAGGCCTAGAATTGCCACATTTCTCCGTCTTGGTGCGTCGCCTCCCCAACCACCCTATGACTTTGAAATGACTGCTAATTCAACTGAAGAACACCAACCGGGATCAATTTCCCCAAATGAGAGTAGCATTCAAAACTCCAGCTTTTTAAGCTCCACAACAACGAGTTTGAGTGATGATCGAAACTCGGTTGATTCTGCTGAAAAGAAGATCCGTTTCTCAG ATACTCCAACTTCACGGAAGAGTGGCCGGGCTGCAGAGGATAaggaatcaaaattttcaaacaataaagATAAGATTAGCATAAAAAAGGAAGGAAGTATCCCGTCTGTTAAATTTGGTCAACTGTTTTCAGCTCCTTTAGGAAACATTAATGTTGATGCTGAGCAGTCTGCAATGCAGCAGCAAATTGTTGACATGTATATGAAGAGTATGCATCAGTTTACAGAGTCTTTGGCAAAGATGAAACTTCCGATGGATCTTGATAAGCCCGAGCATGAACACCGAGGTGTTGTGCTTCAAACCCATGATCCCAAACCAGAAatcaaccaaaagaaaaaggacgGTTCTCGGGTTTTTTATGGTAGCAGGGCATTTTTCTGA
- the LOC101217818 gene encoding AT-hook motif nuclear-localized protein 17: MADYGGAISLSHQPPTSSSSSDDHSPPTRPQTKPSRTPTSGGAASSVDTSTMKKPRGRPPGSKNKPKPPIVITKENESSMKPVVIEISAGNDVVDTLLHFARKRHVGLTVLSGSGSVSNVTLRHPMSHSTSLSLHGPFSLVSLSGSFLANTTPFSSKPHSLSPSPSPSPSSSFGICLAGAQGQVFGGIVGGKVTAASLVVVVAATFINPVFHRLPSETTEGEDDRVDMAKPTINATDESPVTATTTSSATPMTVCVYNAPSPPDHAMPWVPSSRSSY; this comes from the exons ATGGCGGACTACGGCGGAGCTATTTCCCTCTCCCACCAACCTCCCacctcctcttcctcctccgACGACCACAGCCCTCCAACAAGACCTCAGACAAAACCCAGCAGAACCCCTACCTCCGGCGGTGCCGCCTCGTCAGTAGACACCTCAACCATGAAAAAGCCACGTGGAAGGCCACCTGGATCAAAGAACAAACCAAAGCCTCCAATAGTGATAACCAAAGAGAATGAATCAAGCATGAAGCCCGTTGTCATCGAGATCTCGGCTGGAAACGACGTCGTTGATACTCTCCTTCATTTTGCAAGAAAACGACACGTCGGCCTCACTGTCCTTAGCGGCTCTGGCTCCGTTTCAAATGTTACGTTACGACATCCAATGTCCCATTCGACATCTTTATCACTTCATGGACCTTTCAGCCTTGTTTCCCTCTCTGGCTCTTTTCTTGCTAATACCACGCCGTTTTCCTCTAAACCtcattctctttctccttctccttctccttctccttcttcctcttttggAATTTGTCTTGCTGGTGCTCAAGGTCAG GTGTTTGGAGGGATAGTTGGCGGGAAAGTCACGGCAGCAAGTCTGGTGGTGGTGGTTGCAGCGACATTTATAAATCCAGTGTTCCATCGACTGCCAAGCGAGACAACGGAGGGGGAGGACGACAGGGTTGATATGGCAAAACCCACCATCAACGCTACCGATGAGTCCCCCGTCACAGCGACTACAACAAGCTCGGCGACTCCAATGACGGTTTGCGTATACAATGCTCCATCGCCTCCGGATCATGCAATGCCGTGGGTGCCGAGTTCTCGATCATCTTACTGA